Proteins from one Xenopus tropicalis strain Nigerian chromosome 1, UCB_Xtro_10.0, whole genome shotgun sequence genomic window:
- the LOC101735095 gene encoding gap junction beta-1 protein-like has protein sequence MGMQEMETVTCLLTGVSHFTSELGRTILIILSFIRFGILAVGSQTLWKDEEMDFSCNSTQLLCQPSCFDEYCPISSFNLFSLQLVVLFTLSLSLICYMPSKYKNREGSLLGHLQGRNQLKLHILHLLSRILIESIFIVTFFKVSPGLLQSGVAQCHSVQCEAFVICVDLKEEAKQMFSIGFCAASAVSGFICLGELLSSLRSIYKAKKTSHTKQPYSKQLC, from the exons ATGGGAATGCAG GAAATGGAAACAGTCACTTGCCTTCTTACTGGAGTGTCGCATTTCACTTCAGAACTGGGCCGAACAATCTTGATTATTCTCAGTTTCATTCGCTTTGGTATTTTGGCTGTTGGAAGTCAAACACTGTGGAAGGATGAAGAAATGGACTTCTCCTGTAATTCTACCCAACTACTTTGCCAACCCAGTTGTTTTGATGAGTACTGCCCCATCTCTTCATTCAACTTATTTTCTCTACAGCTTGTTGTTCTTTTCACTCTCTCACTGTCCCTAATATGCTATATGCCGTCTAAATACAAGAACAGGGAGGGCAGTCTACTTGGCCACCTCCAAGGAAGAAATCAATTAAAACTACACATCCTCCACCTCCTAAGCAGGATCCTCATTGAGAGTATTTTCATAGTAACCTTCTTTAAGGTGTCTCCAGGACTACTACAATCTGGGGTAGCACAATGTCACTCTGTGCAATGTGAGGCATTTGTCATTTGCGTGGATCTAAAAGAAGAAGCAAAACAAATGTTCAGCATTGGTTTTTGCGCAGCTTCAGCTGTGAGTGGCTTCATCTGTTTAGGAGAATTATTGAGCAGTCTGCGGTCCATTTATAAGGCAAAAAAGACATCACATACCAAACAGCCCTATAGCAAGCAGCTTTGTTAA